The nucleotide sequence CCTGTCTGCTATAGCTTATCTTGGAAATAATGTGGAGTGTATTTTCTATTAAAGAATGTATTGGCATATTTTAATTGCTCAAAGATATGCAGAATTAAATAAAAAAGTTAAATTCGGGATTAAATTTGGATTAAAATCCCGGAAAGAAATTTGGTCAGTCTGAAATAATTATTCTATTGTTTTTCAATGTTTTCACTTTCGAGTAATTCATAGTACTTCCGAATAAGATCCTCATAATCTCTGGAAAAACCTTCCTTGACGGCTTTATTCAATTCATCTTTTATTTTATTCTGAGCATTTGGTGAAGACAGATTCAGTTCAGGCGGAAGATCTCGATTGGCTGTTTCACCTGATCTGGATTCTCTTTCCTTTTCATAATCCCGTTCATTTATTGACTTCTGTGCATCCAGTAGTTTACTTAATATATTTTCCTGTTTTTGCAGAAGTTCGTCATCCAGCTTTTGACCCTGCATATCAGTTATAACTTCCTGCATCTTTTTCGAAATTTCCTCAAGATCTGCCGGAAGTTTTTGTGACTGCCCTGATACCTTCGACTCTTTGTCAAGCTGTTCAAGCGATTTTTGAATTAACTGCTGTTGCTGAGTAAGCCTTTGCATTTCCATTTGCTGCTGCGGAGTCAATCCACCCTGCTGCATACGTTGAAGCATTTGTGTAAGATTATTCAGGTTCATCTGTTGACCAGACATTTGCTGTAATTGCTGCATTAGCGACATCATTCCTCCCTGACCATTTCCTCCCTGCATCATAGATTCCATCGAACTTTTCATCATCATTGCAGCTTCATTCAAGGACTTCATTGCTTCACCCTGTTGATTCGAAGCCAGCATCCCGTTTCTGTTTTTCATTGATTGTACAGAATTTTCCATTTGCTTTTTAGCATCACCAAGTGACTTACCCATTTCAGGACTGATGGCAAAAGTTTTCTGAGAAAGTTCAGACATTTGCTGCATAATGTTATTCAGATTATCCGAAAGACTTTTTTCTTCTTTTGCTAAATCGTCCAACTTAGATGAATTTGGATCTAAATTATCCGCGTCACGTTTCAGTTCCTCCTGTTTTTTTGATAATGAAAGAATATTATCAAGGATTTTCATCATATCTGTAAAAGTCTGCATCTGGTTTTGCTGCTGCATCGAGTCTTTCATCTGCTGCATCATTTGTTTCATCTGTTTCATATTCTTAGAAATATTTTGTTGATTCTGTTTTGCTTTTTGTTTTTTATTCTGTTGAATATCCTGTGAAGCCTGATCTGATAACTGCTGGTTCTGCTGCTGATCAAACTCCTGCATCATTTTTTCCATTTCTTCCTTAGGCATATCGGGAATCTCACTCATCTTATTTTCAAGATCCTGCATTTCTTTTTTAAGTTTCTCAAGCTCTTTGGTTATTTCATCCTGCTTCTTGCTGAGGTTTTCATTTTCTTTTTGATTTGAAGGATCACTTTGTTCAGTCTGTTCAGAAAGATTTTCCTGTTTCTCGGTCATTTCCTCAGTGCGTTTAAGCAATTCATCCATTTTTTGTTCAACCTGAATTCGCTTAAGTAAATTAAGTGTTCTTTCGATACTTTTTTTGAATCTTTCTTCATCCATCTGCATATTCTGCATCTGCTCCTGAGTCATATTCCTGTTCATATCTTTCAAAACATTTTGAAGATTCTCCATTGCCTTTTTCATTTCTTCACTTGTCATTTCATCCATCAGTTTTTGCAGTTCCATATACTTTTCCATCGTTTCTTTTGAAAGCAGATTATTTTCCTGAAGGTTCTGCTTCATATCACCAAGCTGATCGTTAACTTCATCTACCTTGTTTTGCAGTTCCTGAAATTTCTCAACTGCTTCCTCGATTTTTTGTTTTTCTTCCCAAGTTAATTTTGGATCATCTTTTTTTAATTCTTTATCAATTTCATCGAGAGTTTTTTTCAAATCTTCAGCATCCTTTAGAACCTGTTCAAGATCGGTTTCGCTTTGCTGCTGAACCTGATCCGCTTCTGTAAGAATTTCATCCAGCGAAGGAACACGAACCGTTAATGTCTGAGTTCTTGCAGACTTTGGACCGTTAATATTATCATTATCAAAAATTTCCAGATAAAAAGTAACAACATCATTCACAGCGAGATACATTTGCGTCAGGTTCCAGATGTAGCTGATATCTGTTTCAAGCTTGGAGTGATCAACAGGAATTTCTATAGTACTGAAATCAACTTGAGGCGATTCGTATTTCGAGGCAGATAATCTGTAATTCAATAATAATTTTGAAAAACCATAATCATCTGAAACTTTTGTAACAAGCGGAAGTCTGTTATCAGTTGACAGGTTTGTGTTTTGATTTGGCGAAATCAATTCAATCACGGGGAAAGCATCGTAAAGAGCTTTAACCTGATAAGTTATTGGAGAAAGATTACTGTTACCATTTTCATCAAGAAGCTTTATCTGATAATTGTTGTCCTTCTTCACAATAAAATTTCCTGCTACTACATCGTCATTAACATTCAAATTAATGATTGATGAATCGCTAAACTCAAGTTTAGCTTTGTTTAGTTTTTTTGTTGAAGTAATTTTAAAATCAACTTTGCTTCCAACAAGAGCCTGAACATTTCCATTATCCTTCTGAGCAACTTTAGGAATTTTAGAATATCCGGGCGAAATAATTTCAAGTTCAAGTGTCTTTACGATTGGTCTGTCAATCACCACTATTTCAAACAATTCACTTTCCACACCTTCAGCTTCAGCAAAATATTTAAATGAACTCTTCACAGAATTAATTGTAAATAGATAAATACCTGAAGAATCCGGTAACAACTTCTGTTTAAGAAAATCAGCTTCTTCCTCGTTACGAATCGAAAGTTGAAGTGATTGTGGTTTCGAACCTTTAACTCTAACTGCAATATCTAATCTATCACCTTTTGTTATTTCTTTATTGCCCGGATTAATTTCAAATACAAATTTGGGCGGAGGTATAAATTCTTTGTTGAAATTTAACAACCTGAACGACGCTGCGTTTAAACCGGGGACAAACAGAATCATTACCAAACAGAAAATGCTAATTGCAGCAAAGTAAGGCAGAACCTTTTTTGCTTTTTCAAAATTAATTATCGACTGGAAATTTAAATTTTTAACCCGTTCGTAAACATTCCTGAATGCAGCATCAATAAGATTCGGTGAATAAAGATTCCCCTTTGTGTTTTCAGAAACAAGCTGCATTGAATTCAAAAGTTCGTCTTTCACTTCCGGGAATTTTATCCCGACTCTCTGCGCCGCATTGAAATAGTTTTCTTTCCTGATAGTTCCGATATACTTTATAAATGGTTTTATCAAAAAGTAAAAGAGTAACCCGATTGCAGCCAATACAAAAAGTATGAAGAGAATTGTCCGTACCGGCGAATTGAAATTTGCAATCAATTCAAGAAAAGCATAAAAAGTAAAATTAATCAGAACAGCAGCAACGAAAGCCTGGATTCCAAAAAGAAGAAACTGCAAATAGTCCTTCCTGATAAAACCTTCAAGCTTCTTCAGTATTTCCTGATAATATTTTGAATCGCTTCCCATTTTTATTGTGATAATGCAAATACAACAATGTTGGTTCCGAATCTCAATGCTTCTTCTCTTTTTTCGGGTGAATCGTTATGGACTTCTGCATCAGCCCAGCCGTCACTCGGATTTGATTCATAAGTATAGTAAACAGCGAGCCTGTTGTTAACAAAAATACCAAAACCCTGCGGATTTTTTTTATCATGTTCGTGTGTTTTTGGCGGACCGTTTTCAAATTTGTAAAATGAATGATAAAGCCCGTAACTAAAAGGAAGTTCAACAAAGTCATTCTGAGGAAAAACTTTTTTCATTTCACGACGTACCGCGTTATCAAGTCCGTAGTCATCATCAATATAGAGAAAGCCGCCATTCTCAAGATAAGTTCTTAACCTGTAAACCTCATCTTTTGAGAAAACAACATTGCCGTGTCCGGTCATAAATAAAAACGGATAAGAAAATATTTCATCCGAAGATATATCAACAAACTGGTAGCGAGCATCAACTTTAATATTTGTATTCTGCTGAATGAAATTTAGAAGATTAACTTCTCCGGAAGGATCGTTATACCAATCGCCTCCCCCTTGATATTTTACCCTTGCGATTTGGAAACCATCTTTGGTTTGAGATTGGAGGGATATAAAATTAAATGTTAAAATTAATATTATTAATAAATTTTTCATTTGACTAATACTTGCAATTCTATTCGATGCAAATATAGTTTGTTATAGATATAAATACAGCCATTTTTGAAGTACCAAAAATAAAAAAGGGCAGCACTTTTTCAATACTGCCCTTGATTTAATTAATCTGACAATTACTATTTAAGCATCAACATCTTCTTTGTTTCTGTAAATTGTCCTGCCCTCAATTGATAAAAATAAATTCCAGTTGCCATATCAGGACTGTCCCGCAAAGCGGGATGACCTACCGAAAACTCAACTTCATAAATTCCAACCTGCTTTTCTTCATTGACTAGTGTTGCAACTTCATTCCCCAAAACATCATAAACCTTCAATGTCACCAGCATATTGTCATTCCGGGCTTGACCCGGAATCTCAAATCGTATTACCGTGTTCGGATTAAACGGATTAGGGTAGTTCTGAAATAACACAAACTTTTTCGGAGTAAAATCAACTTCCACTTCTATTTCATTTGAGCCTGCCTGTCCGATAGGCAGGTATTCAAAACTTCCATCAAAATCAATTTGCTTGAGTCTGTATTTGTAAATTCCGGTTGTAATTTTCTCATCAATGAAAGAATATGATTTTGGTTCAGTAGTAGTTCCAAATCCCGGGACAAAGCCAATTGTCTCCCATTCTGCCTCCTGACTTCTAACTTCTAACTTCTTGCGATTAATCTCAAACCCCGAGTTATTCGTTTCCGTTGCGGTTGTCCAATTTAATTCTAATTTGCTTTCAAGAAACTCTGCAGTGAATGAAATCAGTTCAACTGGAATACCCCCATTAATTGAATAAAGAATTAATTCATAACTACCTGCTATCCAAAGTTCATCTGTTTCGCAATGTGCAATTGATTTTAATCCATTGTAGAAATCAACTTCATTTAAACTCCAATTATTACCACCATTCGTGCTATACCAAATATCTCCTCCTGAACCGACTGCCCAGCCATAATTTGTATTTTTGAAGAAAATGTCATTGAAATTATAACTCTGACTTTGAATTTGAAGTTGTTCAGTCCAATTAGTTCCTCCATCTGTAGTTTTAAAAATGCTAGCTGCACCACCACTCGCGCCATCAGCTAACCACCCAATCGACTCATTTAAAAAGTAAACAGAATTAAAAAATTGTACACCAGGAACAGTTAAAGGTTGCCAACTTAAACCTCCATCTGTGGTTTTAATGATAGTACTATAAGAACCAGCGGCCCAACCATAATTTTCATCCAGGAAAAAAATTGTATGGAGCCAACCAGTAGTTCCAGTATTAAGCTGAAACCAATTTTGACCTCCGTTTATAGTCTTTAACATTATGCCAGTATTTCCTGCAACCCAACCTGTGTCAGCATTGATAAAATAAATTGATCTAAGTGGGATTGATACACCACTATTTTGCAGTGTCCAATTATTTCCACCATCACTTGAATGATATATAACACCATAATGACCAGAAGTCCATGCGTTTTGTGAATCAGGGAAAGTTACTGAATAAAGATGCCAGGAAGATGGGATGTAAGCTGATAACTCCCAATTTTGTCCGCCATTTGTTGTGTGAATTATTTTACCACCTAGACTCACAGCTATTCCACAATATCGATTTGCAAAATCAACAGAGTTAAGATGATAATGATCTCCATCAGATATTCTTATCCAATCCTGCCCGGCATTTGTAGTTTTTAAAATTGATCCAGCTCCTCCAACTGTCCAACCATAATTTTGTCCTATAAGAGAAATCGAAGCAACATCCGCATCTTGTAGAACATTACTCCAACTGGTACCAGCATTTGTAGTTTTTAAAATATCTACACCAACAGTATAACCAGTCTGAGAATCGACAAATTTAATATCATAATAACGCTTTCCCGTAAAATTATTATTCCAAGTAATACCGCTGTTTGTTGTTTTCCAAATATACCCCTCATCCCCTGATATCAAGCCGTCTGTACCAGCTGCGAATCCAATTGACGAATTTGTGAAAAAGATTGTCTGAAGATCTGGAATGTTTGATTGGGGATACCCTTCCCAATATAGTCCACCATTAGTGGTTCTCAAAATAATAGTAGGGTTAACAAATAGATCACTTGCAATTGCCCAACCTGTTTGCTCACTTAAGAAAAATAATGAACGTATGTCATAATCTGAATTCCAAAATTGTTGAGACCAGTTTAATCCGCCGTCCGTAGTTTTATAAATGCTTTCGTAACCAGCTACCCATCCAATAGTACTATTTATAAAAAACATGTCCCAGTAGGAACCGTCTTCTAAATCAGAAATAATAAACCAAGAATCTCCTGTGTCAGTTGTTTTCAAAATTTTACCATAAAAATCCAATATCCAACCTGTATTTTCGTTGATAAATTCGACGTCTTTTAAATAAGAAAAATATCCAACATCCTTTCTGACCCAAGTATTACCCGAATCTGTAGTCTTTAAAACAATTGATTCATCACCCACAGCAAATCCAGTTGTTTCATTAACAAACTTTACGGATACCAACCCATTACCTGGAGGAATAGGATGTTGCCATTCCCACTGTGCAGATATAGTAATCGAAAAAATAAAAACCAGTAGAGATATTTTAACGCTACGCATAATTTTACCTCATATAAAATTAAACTTATAATTCTTACCTAAGCAAAATCATTTTCTTCGTTTGAACAAAACCACCTGCTTGCAGTTTGTATAAATACATTCCCGACGCAAGTGATGAAGCATCAAACTCAACTTCATAAACTCCGGCTTGTTTCTCTTCGTTAACTAGTGTTGCAACTTCATTCCCAAGAATATCATAAATTTTTAGTGTCACTAGTACATTGTCATTCCGGGCTTGACCCGGAATCTCAAATCGTATTACCGTGTTCGGATTAAACGGATTAGGGTAGTTCTGATATAACACAAATTCCTTTGGAGTAAAATCAACTTCCACTTCTATTTCATTTGAGCCTGCCTGTCCGATAGGCAGGTATTCAAAACTTCCATCAAAATCTATTTGCTTGAGTCTGTATTTGTAAATTCCGTTTGTAACATTTTCATCAATGAATGAATAAGACTTTGGTTCAGTCGTAGTTCCAAATCCAGGTACAAATCCTATCATTTCCCATTCTAACTCCTGACTTCTAGCTTCTAACTTCTTGCGATTAATCTCAAACCCTGAGTTATTCGTTTCCGTTGCGGTTGACCAGTCAAGTGTAACATTATTGTCAAGTGACGTTGCGTTGAAAGAAATCAATTCAGCTGGCATTTCCATATTAAAATCAATCATCATTTTTAATCCGATAAATACATATGGATTCGGAACCACAAAACTTCCGGAGTCAGCAATGGGGACATTAATTACAACACCTCCTGCT is from Ignavibacteriota bacterium and encodes:
- a CDS encoding DUF4159 domain-containing protein: MKNLLIILILTFNFISLQSQTKDGFQIARVKYQGGGDWYNDPSGEVNLLNFIQQNTNIKVDARYQFVDISSDEIFSYPFLFMTGHGNVVFSKDEVYRLRTYLENGGFLYIDDDYGLDNAVRREMKKVFPQNDFVELPFSYGLYHSFYKFENGPPKTHEHDKKNPQGFGIFVNNRLAVYYTYESNPSDGWADAEVHNDSPEKREEALRFGTNIVVFALSQ
- a CDS encoding T9SS type A sorting domain-containing protein; amino-acid sequence: MRSVKISLLVFIFSITISAQWEWQHPIPPGNGLVSVKFVNETTGFAVGDESIVLKTTDSGNTWVRKDVGYFSYLKDVEFINENTGWILDFYGKILKTTDTGDSWFIISDLEDGSYWDMFFINSTIGWVAGYESIYKTTDGGLNWSQQFWNSDYDIRSLFFLSEQTGWAIASDLFVNPTIILRTTNGGLYWEGYPQSNIPDLQTIFFTNSSIGFAAGTDGLISGDEGYIWKTTNSGITWNNNFTGKRYYDIKFVDSQTGYTVGVDILKTTNAGTSWSNVLQDADVASISLIGQNYGWTVGGAGSILKTTNAGQDWIRISDGDHYHLNSVDFANRYCGIAVSLGGKIIHTTNGGQNWELSAYIPSSWHLYSVTFPDSQNAWTSGHYGVIYHSSDGGNNWTLQNSGVSIPLRSIYFINADTGWVAGNTGIMLKTINGGQNWFQLNTGTTGWLHTIFFLDENYGWAAGSYSTIIKTTDGGLSWQPLTVPGVQFFNSVYFLNESIGWLADGASGGAASIFKTTDGGTNWTEQLQIQSQSYNFNDIFFKNTNYGWAVGSGGDIWYSTNGGNNWSLNEVDFYNGLKSIAHCETDELWIAGSYELILYSINGGIPVELISFTAEFLESKLELNWTTATETNNSGFEINRKKLEVRSQEAEWETIGFVPGFGTTTEPKSYSFIDEKITTGIYKYRLKQIDFDGSFEYLPIGQAGSNEIEVEVDFTPKKFVLFQNYPNPFNPNTVIRFEIPGQARNDNMLVTLKVYDVLGNEVATLVNEEKQVGIYEVEFSVGHPALRDSPDMATGIYFYQLRAGQFTETKKMLMLK
- a CDS encoding T9SS type A sorting domain-containing protein, which gives rise to MMIDFNMEMPAELISFNATSLDNNVTLDWSTATETNNSGFEINRKKLEARSQELEWEMIGFVPGFGTTTEPKSYSFIDENVTNGIYKYRLKQIDFDGSFEYLPIGQAGSNEIEVEVDFTPKEFVLYQNYPNPFNPNTVIRFEIPGQARNDNVLVTLKIYDILGNEVATLVNEEKQAGVYEVEFDASSLASGMYLYKLQAGGFVQTKKMILLR